The Juglans regia cultivar Chandler chromosome 2, Walnut 2.0, whole genome shotgun sequence genome includes a window with the following:
- the LOC109014508 gene encoding blue copper protein 1b-like produces MASTQFIFFAILAILAPSILAKDIKVGDDKGWTNNFDYQAWAKGKEFVVGDKLVFIYPQGDHNVIKVDGSGFQQCVAPANAEPLTTGNDVINLTSSGQKWYICGVSKHCESGNQKLAITVAAESSSSSPPSAIMGSVMLMAILSIIMMMMV; encoded by the exons ATGGCCTCTACCCAATTCATCTTCTTTGCCATTCTAGCCATTCTTGCCCCTTCAATTTTGGCCAAAGATATTAAAGTTGGTGATGACAAGGGTTGGACTAATAACTTTGATTATCAAGCTTGGGCAAAGGGAAAGGAGTTCGTTGTTGGTGATAAACTCG TTTTCATCTACCCACAGGGAGACCACAATGTCATTAAAGTGGATGGCTCTGGCTTCCAACAATGTGTGGCACCTGCTAACGCTGAGCCCCTTACCACCGGAAATGATGTGATTAACTTGACAAGCTCGGGACAAAAATGGTACATTTGCGGTGTTTCCAAGCATTGTGAGAGTGGAAACCAGAAGCTTGCCATAACAGTGGCGGCtgagtcttcttcttcttctcctccatcAGCAATAATGGGAAGCGTTATGTTGATGGCTATTCTAAGCATcattatgatgatgatggtttAA
- the LOC109014456 gene encoding FT-interacting protein 7 produces the protein MMSNLKLGVDVVSAHNLLPKDGFGSSSAFVELCFDGQKFRTTIKEKDLNPVWNESYYFNISDPSNLHYLALDACIYNNVKATSSRSFLGKISLTGTSFVPYSDAVVLHYPLEKRGIFSHVRGELGLKVYITDDPSINSSIPIPAVESLSNKDPNLNHAHAQTVPSAATGTNSNNKAESRHTFHHLPNPNDHHHRQSFAPEDPLHPPKYGAEEMKMEPQPPKLVRMYSASSSQPVEYALKETSPFLGGGRVVGGRVIHRDKTASTYDLVEQMHFLYVRVVKARDLPAMDVTGSLDPFVEVKIGNYKGITKHFEKQQNPVWNQVFAFSKDRMQASVLEVVIKDKDLVKDDFVGLIRFDINEIPLRVPPDSPLAPEWYRLEDKKGEKIKGELMLAVWIGTQADEAFSDAWHSDAATPIDSTPAASAAIRSKVYHAPRLWYVRVNIIEAQDLVTTEKNRFPDVYAKAQIGNQVLKTKTVQARTLSSLWNEDLLFVAAEPFEDHLVLSVEDRVGPGKDEIIGRVIIPLSSVDRRADDRMIPSRWFNLEKPVAVDVDQLKKDKFSSRIHLRICLDGGYHVLDESTHYSSDLRPTAKQLWKPPIGVLELGILNAAGLHPMKTRDGRGTSDTYCVAKYAHKWVRTRTIVDNLSPKYNEQYTWEVFDPATVLTICVFDNSQLAEKGSNGNKDLKIGKVRIRISTLEAGRIYTHSYPLLVLHPTGVKKMGELHLALRFSCTSFVNMLYLYSRPLLPKMHYVRPFGLMQLDMLRHQAVNIVAARLGRAEPPLRKEVVEYMSDADSHIWSMRRSKANFFRLMSVFSGLFAVGKWFGDICMWRNPITTVLVHVLFLMLVCFPELILPTVFLYMFLIGVWNFRYRPRYPPHMNTKLSQAEVVHPDELDEEFDTFPTSRSPELVRMRYDRLRSMAGRIQTVVGDVATQGERIQNLLSWRDPRATAMFVTFCLVAALVLYVTPFQAVAALAGFYVMRHPRFRHRSPSVPINFFRRLPARTDSML, from the coding sequence ATGATGAGCAATCTTAAGTTAGGGGTAGATGTGGTAAGTGCCCACAATCTCTTGCCTAAAGACGGGTTTGGTTCATCTAGTGCATTCGTGGAGCTCTGCTTTGATGGCCAAAAGTTCCGTACCACCATCAAAGAGAAGGACCTCAACCCAGTTTGGAATGAGAGTTATTACTTCAACATATCCGATCCTTCCAACTTGCACTATCTCGCTCTTGATGCCTGTATCTACAATAATGTAAAGGCCACCAGCTCCAGGTCCTTCCTTGGGAAGATTAGTCTCACCGGGACTTCTTTTGTTCCCTACTCTGATGCTGTTGTCTTGCACTATCCTTTGGAAAAGCGTGGCATCTTCTCACATGTTAGGGGAGAGCTCGGCTTAAAAGTTTATATTACTGATGACCCATCCATAAATTCCTCAATTCCAATCCCTGCCGTTGAATCCTTGTCAAATAAGGATCCAAACTTAAATCATGCGCATGCCCAAACGGTGCCAAGTGCAGCTACAGGCACTAACTCTAACAACAAAGCTGAGTCAAGACACACCTTCCATCATCTCCCTAACCCAAATGATCACCATCATCGTCAATCTTTTGCTCCAGAAGATCCCCTTCATCCACCCAAGTATGGGGCTGAGGAAATGAAAATGGAACCACAGCCTCCAAAGCTAGTACGCATGTACTCTGCATCATCGTCGCAACCCGTTGAGTATGCGCTGAAAGAGACAAGCCCTTTCCTTGGTGGTGGAAGAGTTGTTGGGGGCCGTGTCATTCACAGAGACAAGACTGCTAGTACTTATGATCTTGTTGAACAAATGCATTTTCTCTATGTACGAGTTGTTAAGGCTCGTGATCTTCCTGCTATGGATGTTACAGGGAGTCTTGATCCATTTGTTGAAGTGAAAATTGGAAATTATAAGGGGATTACAAAACACTTTGAGAAGCAGCAAAATCCAGTGTGGAATCAGGTGTTTGCATTTTCAAAGGATCGGATGCAAGCGTCTGTACTAGAAGTTGTGATTAAGGACAAGGATCTCGTCAAAGATGACTTTGTAGGCCTTATTAGGTTTGATATCAATGAGATTCCATTGCGAGTTCCACCAGATAGCCCTCTTGCTCCAGAGTGGTACCGTCTTGAGGATAAGAAGGGAGAGAAGATTAAGGGTGAGCTGATGCTTGCAGTCTGGATAGGCACCCAAGCAGATGAGGCTTTTTCTGATGCATGGCATTCTGATGCAGCTACACCTATTGATAGCACTCCGGCTGCTTCTGCTGCGATACGTTCAAAAGTCTATCATGCACCACGGTTGTGGTATGTCCGTGTCAACATTATTGAGGCACAAGACTTGGTTACAACGGAGAAGAATCGCTTCCCAGATGTGTATGCTAAAGCACAGATAGGTAACCAGGTTTTGAAAACCAAAACTGTTCAAGCTCGGACTTTAAGTTCTCTTTGGAATGAGGACCTTTTGTTTGTTGCTGCTGAACCCTTTGAAGATCATCTGGTCCTATCAGTTGAGGATCGTGTCGGTCCTGGCAAAGATGAAATCATTGGAAGGGTCATCATACCATTGAGCTCTGTAGACAGGCGTGCTGATGATCGTATGATCCCTTCACGTTGGTTCAACCTAGAAAAGCCAGTTGCTGTGGACGTAGATCAGTTGAAAAAAGATAAGTTCTCCAGCCGTATCCATCTAAGAATATGTCTAGATGGAGGATACCATGTTCTTGATGAGTCAACTCATTACAGCAGTGATCTCCGCCCTACAGCAAAGCAGCTCTGGAAGCCACCAATTGGAGTTTTAGAACTTGGAATATTGAACGCTGCTGGACTTCACCCCATGAAAACAAGAGATGGAAGGGGCACATCAGATACATATTGTGTAGCAAAGTATGCTCACAAATGGGTCAGGACACGCACCATTGTTGACAACCTTAGTCCAAAATATAATGAGCAGTACACTTGGGAGGTGTTTGATCCAGCTACAGTTCTCACTATATGTGTATTTGACAACAGCCAGCTTGCTGAAAAGGGTTCAAATGGTAACAAGGACCTCAAAATTGGGAAGGTTCGCATACGTATCTCAACTCTTGAAGCAGGCCGTATTTATACGCACTCTTATCCTTTGCTGGTTCTTCACCCTACCGGTGTTAAGAAGATGGGGGAATTGCATTTGGCATTACGGTTTTCGTGCACTTCATTTGTGAACATGCTTTACCTATACTCTCGACCACTTCTACCAAAAATGCATTATGTAAGGCCTTTTGGCCTAATGCAGCTTGACATGCTACGTCACCAAGCTGTCAACATAGTGGCAGCAAGGCTAGGTCGAGCAGAGCCTCCACTTCGAAAGGAAGTGGTGGAATACATGTCAGATGCAGACTCACACATTTGGAGCATGCGAAGAAGCAAGGCAAATTTCTTTAGGCTAATGTCAGTTTTCTCAGGATTATTTGCTGTTGGGAAATGGTTTGGTGATATCTGCATGTGGAGGAATCCTATCACGACAGTGCTAGTTCATGTCCTCTTTCTTATGCTTGTTTGTTTCCCAGAACTAATTTTACCCACAGTTTTCCTGTACATGTTTCTGATTGGAGTGTGGAACTTCCGGTACCGGCCAAGATATCCTCCCCACATGAACACAAAGCTCTCACAAGCTGAGGTGGTACATCCTGACGAGTTAGATGAGGAATTTGACACATTCCCTACGAGCAGGAGCCCAGAGCTGGTGAGAATGAGGTACGATCGGCTGAGGAGCATGGCTGGTCGAATACAGACCGTGGTTGGTGATGTGGCAACTCAGGGGGAGCGAATTCAGAATCTATTAAGTTGGCGAGATCCGCGTGCTACGGCCATGTTTGTTACATTCTGTCTTGTAGCTGCACTAGTGTTATATGTAACACCATTCCAGGCGGTGGCAGCTTTGGCCGGGTTCTACGTAATGAGGCATCCGAGATTTCGCCACAGGTCACCTTCAGTGCCTATCAACTTCTTCCGTCGACTGCCTGCTAGGACGGATAGTATGCTGTAA